The Bubalus kerabau isolate K-KA32 ecotype Philippines breed swamp buffalo chromosome 8, PCC_UOA_SB_1v2, whole genome shotgun sequence genomic sequence AGCTCAGCAATTACTTTAGCTTCACATTATTCTGTCATAAATGATAACCAAATGGCCTAAGTGGCTAAAATCATAAAACTATTATAAGCCAAGTCaatgttatatatacataaagttAATATAAAATGTCAACTATACTGGCACACACTTGTTTTGGGTCCTACTAGAAATATGCCAAAATGACAAGTTTTAGTCAAGACTGAGGTCCTTGCGTACAGAGGGGGAAGAAGAGTCATATCATCAAAAATTATTAGGAAAactgaaggttaaaaaaaaaaatcagcctacaatttaagcaaaataaaggaggaaagaagagtaCAACATTGGGGCGATGACAATTCAGGAAAACACATTCCCCATCCATCACAGACTTGCTCCCACCTCAAGAGCACAGCACCAGGCTCTTTAGGCACTGCTACTCTCCCAGTAAGTTTCTTTATGTGCAACAGAAACCTACATTTATGGTCACAACAGAATTTTATAACTGCTCTTTCATCTCACagcaaaaaacaggaaaaaactgTTAGGGCCAGAGTGAACCTCAGAACATCTCAGTACCCCTGAAAATAGGGGCAAAAAGTGAATCATTAAGAAACAGTATCCAAAGAGCACTGTATTATCTGGTGTGATTTATAAAACAAGATTCAGTACTCTTTGATGGGAAGAGCCATAGAAGCTGAAATTTAGGAATGTtttgatactgattttttttttttttactgatgtgGTACTCCAAGCTGTTAAGTTGGAACAAATTCCAAACTCACACTGACTCGCATCACCTCAGTTTAATAATCCAGTAAATgacaaaaaagacaaacaatgAGAACAGCATCATATAGCACAGCAACTTCGTTTGGCTTCCTCTGGATAAAAGCTTCAGTTTTCCCATAGTTTTACCTAGAAATCCAGTTGTAGAATCAAACTGTGAATCCtgtgaggaaaaaaggaaaacataatggTTGGATTCTAACATTCTACATATGCATATTTGAGTAATTTAATATACAGTTATTAGAATACACTTTTAATGACATATTCTGGAGCCTGTGTATAACTTGGATAATCAACCTGATTACTCCATGCAAAATAATTTTCTCAATAAATAAGCTCTTTCATTatccaataaacattttttcagcTCCAGAGTAATTCAAAATCCCAAGTATTTAGGTCTTATTCCAATTATGTGGATTAAAAAACATTAACAATAAAAGTAAGAGGTTCATCTACCATCACACAGGTTTCCCCCTCATTTTGTTGGAGGTATCACTCTCCAAGGTTAAATTCCCAGTACAGCAATTTATCCACTGAATATGGTTAGCAGTTAAATCTACCTTTACTTTTAAGACCCTTTTGTTTAGGAGGCTGACTTCGAAGGTCAGCAGAATCTATTAAAAGTTAAGAGCCTATCATGCAGCGGTAGTAAACTGTGGTAAAGACTTCAAATATGGATGGGGAAAAACTGCCACATTAAAACACAGCTAGAAAAGTCCTGAAGGTGAGAGAACTACGTATGATTTGGAAAGACTGCACTTTTttagaaatctcaataacctggGATGTAAGGTCCTGACATAACGATAGCCTTTGTACAGTTCAGGTTCTGGGCAGCTTAAGCACTTTACATTAATAGTTCTTCACTAGGGCTATGCAACAAAATCATCTgggatttaaaatattatcaaaatacaTATACTGAGCGACGCCCCCCTCCCTAAAATTCTGAATCAGTATATTTCAAGTGAGAACCAGGCATGGATATTTTCAAAGTTCCTCAAGTGATTCTAATGTACAACCTTCACTAGAAAATTTTCAGtgcaatattcatttttaaatagtacaattttaaaagcatttgaaGAAACTAGGGACGGTCCAGAGGAGTTTGATGTCCAAAATGAACAGTAAGGAATAAAAAGAGCCTCTAGCAAGAAAAGGCATACCTTACTGAGCTTGTTTAGAGAGAAAAGGCTTGGGGATGTTACTATAGTCAATCTTATTGACTCGTTCACAGTGATCCTTAGGAGATCAAGCAGAAGACAGGTTTACATTAAGTGAAAGACATTTGGTTGACTGGATATAAAGCATTTACTTGGCAGTCTATATCCGCTGAGATCTTAAAGACGGCTTGAAATAGTCATTGTCCCGAGTCTCTAACAGTGTTCTAAATACAAGACAAAATATACACTCACTCCTACCTCCTCCTCCTACTCATGTGGGTTAGGCGagatgaaaaatgtaaaaatagggCAGAAACAACTCTTAGAGTTATTCCAAGCCAAATTTGAGAATATCCAGTCAAGTTTCTTAAAGTTAAAATCATTACCACTTACCATTTCAGCTAataatttattttgatgtttaaCTTCATGCCCTATTTCAATGGAAAGCTACAAAGAAGAAAGCATAAACATTATTACTTACCTAAATGTTTTTAAGTGttataaagtaaaaacaacaatGCCATTCTAAGCATAAATGTTTTCTCAAATAAAActgtcttaaaaatataaaatatactttattctTTGGTTATTTTTCCCACTGAAATTAATAAAAACTAACttagaaattaaatgtccacttttaaatgatgggtgtatctaagaagccataacaaagaaaattagaaaatatctgtAGCAGAATAAAAGTgaagagaatttatcagaatttgttgcatgcagctgaagctgaTCAATGCAATTAAATTCAATATGGAATCTTGAATAAgggatgaaaacaaataatgaacaccagcataaaattttgtgaaatttggaTAAAAGCTGtagttaataacactgtatcatatgttaatttcctttttttttttaaacatagtatATATGgggtttttaaagtatctttgatattaagtTCTCAGTTTGATTATTAACTTCACATTTAAATGCTTTGCTGTCTGCAATCACCCTGTTTTTTCGATCTTTTAACTTtgttgaggctttcaatggccaAGTCAAAGATTGCTCTTGggaaatgtcacattgcacttgaaaatatgtgggttattttcaaatatcttttgatactgatctctaacataattccacagtggtAAGAGAACAgacactgtatgatttcaatacctttaggcCATCAAGTTTTTGCACTTGGTCTTATCCTCTGGATATGcttcagtgtctcctagtttatagtctatgggaacttgatagaatttgtatcctgatgtgtgaaaactgtataaatcttaattatactGAATTGGCTCACAGTGTTTTCAAGTCTACTATATcgttctacttttctgtctattcattctattcaTTTTTGAGAGTTTAATAGTGAAAattcaactaaaaatcttaatctaCATaattaattgtaatatatagtggaaatattattcattctgtattttccaagtctcctataaagTTACCTTAgtttcataattaaaaagaaaaccaatttaGAATCTCTATTCCTTCTCAACTATAGACATTGTCTCTCTGTTCTTCATTTTGATTTAAACTTAATATTCAATTCCATCTTTTAATTTAGGTACATGTTTCTTTCCTGTCCTCTTATccttgaattcttttttctctctttatatcATTCACGCAATAGCAtttgtttgtatatttcttcatttacattttaaaaatgttatctaaGTTCCCATATTAAGTTCAGATGTAAGTAATATTTTCCTAATGAATGTGACATTACTTTGACTATAAGCCtaaattcattatttctttaGATTGTAAAGGtgttgtttctttaaaatttgataacaaatgggaaaaaatttaCAAGTTAGTGTTACCCACAGCATGAAGCTCTGCAGAGAAGAGGCCGAGTCTGAATGAAGTATAAGTGACTACAGCTGCTATTCAAATCAAAACCTAATACTTCATATGATAAATTCATCCAAGACTTCACTTCTAAAATAGCTGAATACACACACTACTACTAAATCTTGGAAACTACTAAAAATCATGGTAAACCACTGCAAATATTGTCCTCAACTTATTTTGTAAGTATCTGGGGTAATATCAACACAAAATCATTCTAGGATTCTATAGATTGGAATATAAGCTTTTCCACAAAATTTAACAATTCAGAAATAATAAAGCAACTGTGAAACTAGCCAGCCCAAATCGCCTAACTATTTTTACAACTGTCATTCATGCCAGGGAAAGAAAAATGCATGAGAAAAAGGCTTTCTTCTAACAAGGAGCCTAAAATATCAatattggaattaaaaaaaaatcatttaattcttaatttcCTCCAAAATGTTGTATTTTCTAAGTTATTAACATTATACAATATTGCTTAGTTCATAGATCAACTCCTTTTGATTTAATTAGACCTTGAAAACAATACTCATTTCAGGAGATAACAGTCTCTAGGCTGAAATACAATTCAATTTTCCAAAGACTAATGAACTATCAATTAAGTTTTGGCAACATAAGCTTCCAATGAATGCTCTATAAGTGTACCACACATGTTTATTTTAAGGCATAATCAAAACTATCTTTTTGTAATTCCtttatttaatacatattaaCTCAATACACTATAAGGAAATATGTTAGGTGCTATGCAGAATGTAAAACTACAATAGAAAACGCTGTATTCTGATAAATTTCTTTTACATACAAATAATTCCAATGCAGATCATTATGCAATAAGTGCTacagaaatggtacaaatgatcTTACGTTCACAAGGAAAAGGTTAGGTTTATGTGGTGATCAAGTGAAGCCTGGAGGAGAGaagatgaagagatggagccttTCAGATGGGCAAGACTTCAGCCAGGGTCAGGAGGGAGAGGGTGCCCTAGGCAAGGGGACTGCATGACCCAAGATGCAGGAGTGGGAGGGCGACAGTGCGCACAGGGTACGAGGGACATGCAAATCCATCTGGCGGCAGCACGCACACATTCTGAGCGCAGGACGTGAGGTCTAAAGCTGGGGACAATCTGCAGAACCTGTCTCATCAAGCTA encodes the following:
- the BET1 gene encoding BET1 homolog; amino-acid sequence: MRRAGLGEGVPPGNYGNYGYPNSGYSACEEENERLTESLRNKVTAIKSLSIEIGHEVKHQNKLLAEMDSQFDSTTGFLGKTMGKLKLLSRGSQTKLLCYMMLFSLFVFFVIYWIIKLR